A region of Deltaproteobacteria bacterium DNA encodes the following proteins:
- a CDS encoding recombinase family protein — protein sequence MKDNYFLYTRKSTDTEEKQVLSIEAQLVEARLFAEREKLSIVHEFTESMTAKVPGRPVFKEMLKRIEKGEANGIIAWHPDRLARNSLDGGQIIYLLDTGHLKFLKFPTFWFESTPQGKFMLNIAFGQSKYFIDNLSQNVKRGQRQKLRRGEWPFPPPLGYLPGGRNSFPKVDPVKGPLIKRLFETYDTGRYTIDQSRKLSFQWGLASRAGKTLSLGMVHRIFQNPFYYGLIAPVENPTR from the coding sequence ATGAAAGACAACTATTTCCTTTACACGAGAAAATCGACCGACACCGAGGAAAAACAGGTCTTGTCCATCGAGGCCCAGTTGGTCGAGGCCCGTCTGTTCGCCGAACGGGAGAAACTATCAATCGTCCACGAGTTCACCGAGTCGATGACAGCTAAAGTCCCCGGCCGCCCTGTTTTTAAGGAAATGTTAAAACGCATCGAGAAAGGTGAGGCGAATGGCATCATCGCCTGGCACCCGGATCGATTGGCCCGCAACTCATTAGATGGCGGCCAGATCATTTATTTACTCGACACCGGTCATCTCAAATTTCTCAAATTTCCCACATTTTGGTTCGAGAGCACCCCTCAGGGCAAATTCATGCTCAATATCGCCTTCGGTCAGAGCAAATATTTCATCGACAATCTCTCCCAGAACGTGAAGAGAGGTCAGCGCCAAAAACTTCGCCGGGGTGAATGGCCTTTCCCGCCCCCCTTGGGGTATCTGCCCGGCGGCCGAAATTCTTTTCCCAAGGTGGATCCAGTAAAAGGCCCACTGATCAAGCGGCTCTTTGAGACTTACGATACCGGCCGATATACGATCGACCAATCAAGAAAATTATCCTTCCAATGGGGTCTGGCGAGCCGGGCGGGAAAAACACTTTCTCTCGGCATGGTCCACAGAATTTTCCAGAACCCTTTCTATTATGGTCTGATCGCGCCCGTGGAAAACCCCACAAGGTAA